One region of Hoeflea sp. 108 genomic DNA includes:
- a CDS encoding sulfite exporter TauE/SafE family protein, protein MSLISVAILFLAGLLSGIVNAIAGGGTFLTFGAMTMLGIPPISANATSSIAQFPGYITSTWAYIDDIRLMWRGAIAFAVISAVGALAGALILLSLDNVAFGALVPWLLLAATALFAAGPWLCPSKLAERPEGAPASLAGRIVQFFTSIYGGFFGAGMGVMMLATLGLTEGGDYHRLNALKNMLSIVIAAVAIVIFASGGVVAWTAAAAMVPGVALGGYAGVWVARRVPQVFVRAFVVAVGLFLAFHYFMKG, encoded by the coding sequence ATGTCGCTGATTTCTGTCGCCATTCTCTTTCTTGCCGGCTTGCTGTCCGGCATCGTCAACGCCATCGCCGGTGGCGGCACCTTCCTCACCTTCGGTGCCATGACCATGCTTGGCATCCCGCCGATTTCCGCCAATGCCACCTCGTCGATTGCCCAGTTCCCCGGCTACATCACCTCGACCTGGGCCTATATCGACGACATCAGGCTGATGTGGCGCGGCGCCATCGCTTTCGCCGTCATCTCGGCAGTGGGCGCGCTGGCTGGCGCGCTGATCCTGCTCTCGCTCGACAATGTCGCCTTCGGAGCGTTGGTGCCATGGCTGTTGCTTGCGGCAACCGCCCTCTTCGCCGCCGGGCCCTGGCTGTGCCCGTCGAAGCTCGCCGAGCGTCCCGAAGGCGCGCCGGCATCGCTTGCCGGGCGCATTGTCCAGTTCTTCACCTCGATCTATGGCGGCTTCTTTGGCGCTGGTATGGGCGTGATGATGCTGGCAACCCTGGGCCTCACCGAGGGCGGCGACTACCACCGGCTCAACGCGCTGAAGAACATGCTGTCCATCGTCATCGCTGCGGTCGCCATCGTCATCTTCGCCTCGGGCGGGGTTGTGGCCTGGACGGCAGCGGCGGCCATGGTGCCCGGCGTGGCGCTAGGTGGCTATGCCGGCGTCTGGGTCGCGCGCCGCGTGCCACAGGTTTTCGTCCGCGCTTTCGTTGTCGCGGTCGGGCTGTTCCTGGCTTTTCATTATTTCATGAAGGGCTGA
- the trmD gene encoding tRNA (guanosine(37)-N1)-methyltransferase TrmD, with protein MMFRATVLTLYPEMFPGALGVSLAGRAMERGDWALEAVQIRDFATDKHRTVDDSPAGGGAGMVMRADIIARAIDHASPDGDQRPRILMSPRGKPLTQERVRELAAGPGAVILCGRFEGVDQRVIDARELEEISIGDFILSGGEPAALVLLDAVVRLLPGVMGNEVSGEEESFEGGLLEHPHYTRPQAFEGHAIPEVLTSGNHGKIAKWRRSEAEKLTQARRPDLWAGRVEKKR; from the coding sequence CTGATGTTTCGCGCAACGGTGCTCACGCTCTATCCGGAGATGTTTCCGGGGGCGTTGGGGGTGTCGCTGGCCGGCCGTGCAATGGAGCGCGGCGACTGGGCGCTGGAGGCAGTTCAGATCCGCGACTTCGCCACAGACAAACACCGGACCGTGGACGACAGCCCCGCCGGCGGAGGCGCCGGCATGGTGATGCGCGCCGACATCATCGCTAGGGCTATCGACCATGCCTCGCCGGACGGCGATCAGCGCCCGCGTATCCTGATGAGCCCACGCGGCAAGCCGCTGACCCAGGAGCGCGTGCGCGAGCTGGCCGCCGGGCCCGGCGCGGTGATCCTGTGCGGCCGCTTCGAAGGCGTCGATCAGCGCGTCATCGACGCGCGCGAGCTTGAAGAAATCTCGATTGGCGATTTCATCCTCTCCGGCGGCGAGCCGGCGGCGCTTGTGCTGCTCGACGCGGTTGTGCGGCTCCTGCCCGGCGTGATGGGCAACGAAGTATCAGGTGAGGAAGAAAGCTTCGAAGGCGGTCTCCTGGAGCACCCGCACTACACAAGGCCGCAGGCGTTCGAAGGACATGCGATCCCCGAGGTGCTGACTTCGGGCAATCACGGCAAGATCGCCAAATGGCGGCGCTCCGAGGCGGAGAAGCTGACGCAAGCACGACGCCCGGACCTCTGGGCTGGACGGGTGGAGAAGAAGCGCTAG
- the rimM gene encoding ribosome maturation factor RimM (Essential for efficient processing of 16S rRNA): MAKLENPVQMAVIGAAHGIKGELRVKTFTGDPLALADYGLLYTKDGRSLEIASIRPASEVVVVRFKGVNDRNAAEALTNLELFIDRSALPDDADDGEFYHTDLMGLEVRDETGAKVGKVIAVQNFGGGDILDIQYQGRKGVLIPFTEAAVPVVDIKGGFVGIDTAAAGLVESEDDELGPPPEEGEFDTRPRPRGPRDAGGNR; this comes from the coding sequence ATGGCCAAGCTCGAAAATCCAGTACAGATGGCCGTGATCGGCGCCGCCCACGGCATCAAGGGCGAACTCAGGGTGAAGACCTTCACCGGCGATCCACTGGCGCTGGCCGATTACGGGCTGCTTTACACCAAGGACGGCCGCAGCCTGGAGATCGCTTCGATCCGCCCGGCCAGCGAAGTGGTGGTGGTGCGCTTCAAGGGCGTCAACGACCGCAATGCGGCGGAAGCGCTGACCAATCTCGAGCTGTTCATCGACCGTTCGGCGCTGCCAGACGATGCCGACGACGGCGAATTCTACCACACCGACCTGATGGGCCTCGAAGTTCGTGACGAGACCGGCGCCAAGGTCGGCAAGGTGATCGCGGTGCAGAATTTCGGCGGCGGCGACATCCTCGACATCCAATATCAGGGCCGCAAGGGCGTGCTGATTCCGTTCACCGAGGCGGCCGTTCCCGTGGTCGACATCAAGGGTGGCTTTGTCGGCATCGACACAGCCGCGGCCGGGCTGGTAGAGAGCGAAGACGACGAGCTCGGCCCCCCGCCTGAAGAGGGCGAGTTCGATACCCGCCCTCGCCCGCGCGGCCCAAGGGATGCGGGGGGCAATCGCTGA